AATCTCTCATACGGCCAACGGAAAATAAAACATTATGGGTTTTGAAAAGTGGATATCGCAATCCCTCCCAAAAAATTCTGCTGCGTCCTTTGGGCCAGTAGTCCATGTACTTAAGGTGTTAAAGGGCCAGTAGCTCTAAAGGCAGCAGCTTATAATGGTGCGGGAGCGTtgtaagaggagcggctgatatccgTCACAGTGGTATAAAGTAgtgatcatggtggtctgggaagGTTTCTGCACTTCCTGTCACTTATCCCATTGAAAAACTCTACAGGCAGTCCAAAGTGCACTTTGGCTTCAGAGCTGAGATCTCCCAGCACTCCCTAATAGTTCAGTGTCTACACAGAGCTTGCTGCAGTTATTTGCATCCTGGGAAGTGTCATCTTCCCACCAGGATCTGTACAGTCATCTCGTACTGTCGCCTACATTGTAGGACTCAGCTGGGCTGTCGGAGAACAAACTCGCTGACTGTTTCCAGTAACTGCCAATGTATCTGCAGACTATAACAAGCCGTAATGACCTTCAGACCCTCTCCTACATCTTACAAGGCATGTTCCCCACAATTCTCAGACTACCCTGCCAGGCATTTCTCCCCCCTATGATCATTTATTTCATCACGCCCTCTGTGTTTCTCACCTAGTGTCTCTGCTGGCGTTCTCCATCATGGCCGTCCTCACCATCCTGGAGTTCTTGGTGTATCGTGACACGTGGATGAGATACGATTACGAAGTGGATAAAGATTTCAGCAGGTTAGTATTGGTCCTTGTTGGTGTCCCCAGATGATACTGAGTTGTCCTTGTAGACCACACCGACTCCCAGAGGAGCACAAACTGCAGGACCAGCTGAGAGACTCCTGACACTGATCagacagcagggggcagcagagtGCAGGAAATGGAACCCGCTGTTCTCATAGCTGAATCTCCATCTCCTAcaatgctgcatatttttacacTTTGAGTTGTGAAAATTAAAACTCAAGACCCAATAATAACAAAGTGACAACAAAACGGGAGAAACCTTTGAAatggttttttaaaactttcaattagcagtgacataagtatttacacccctgtactcagtacttaattAAAGGCCCTTTGGCAGTGAATCCAGCCTCTGGTCTTCTTGGgggtgatgccacaaggtttgtacCCCTGGATTTGGGCattttctgccctctgtcaggttggatgggggccatctgCGGATACCCATTGTCAGGTGTCTCCAGAGATGTTCtattgggttcagggctctggcgGGGCCagccaaggacattcacagaggtgTCCCTCAGCCCCTCCTGTGTTGCCTTGGCTGGCGTCTTACGGTCGttgccttgttggaaggtgacccctCTGCCCGGTCTGAGTGAGGTCCCTTgctctctggatcaggttttcattatcgCTGTACTGTActgcattcagctttccatcccccCCGACCAGTCTCTCCTCCCCCagtatgatgctccaccaccaggcttcagtGTAAGGTTAGCTttaggcaggtgatgagcggcgcctggtttccttcaGACTTTATGCTCAGAGGCtaaaaagttccatcttggtgttATAGGAGCATAGAATCTTGTTTCTCTCAGTCTGAGAGCCTTTAGGGGATTTTTGGTATCTCCAGCCCAATTTTTATGTGTCTTACTGagcaggcttctttctggcccctccgccataaagcccagattagtggaggctgcagtgatggttgaccttctggaagtttctccatCTTCTGCATACAAGATCTTTGGAGCCTAGCCAGAGTAACTATTGGGTTCTTGGCCACCTCTCTTATAAGCTCCTTCTCGCTCTTAGTTTGGGGTCAGCTGCTCTAGCAAGAGTCCTGGTGGTTCTTCCTCCATGTAAGAactatggaggccgctgggctcttggaaactttcagggcagcagaaatgtttttgtggcttctccagatctgtgcctccacacaatcctatatctgagctctgcaggcagttctttcctcctcatggctttgctttggctctgatatgcattgtgagctgtgacacATTATATAGATAGGGGGGTCTATTATGTCCAATCAGCTGAATTTAGGGCAACTGGCTCCAATCCCCCATGTGGCAActataagaagcttcctgtctgcgggggccgatattcctgcagaacaatttaatCACCCAGTGAAATCTACGTCACAATGAATTTCTGCGGTTCTGCTTGGACAGAGGCAAGAGGTCTGAGGTGCTACTATAtgaggtctctaataaagtggtagTTTAGCGCATGTTATATACAGTTATTTATAAGATGGGTCTTCTGGGTGTTAGGGGATGGCAtggaagtatagaatttttcttagtTACTAAgttagttttctttttctttaaatattccAGTAAATTGCGGCTGAACATCGACATCACTGTGGCCATGAAGTGTCAGTGTAAGTAAGTCCTtgtccagcaggtggcagcatcaCTGTGTTCTTCCTCCACTTGCTTCTCATGTACTGTCTGCTCTCCAGATGTTGGTGCCGATGTCCTGGATCTGGCGGAGACCATGGTGACCTCTGCAGAAGGGCTGGTATATGAGCCGGTGAGTGCAACCAACTTTAAAAAACCTTGTGATAAAAAGTGCAGTAAGTTTGGGTGGActttgttaaccccttcaggtccagagtaatgttttatttttttttgtccccacctTCCAAGAACCGCTATGTTAATTTTCCCATTGACctagctgtatgggggcttgttttttgggggggccaagttgtatttttcaatgtaccATGTAAAGTACCGAAAAACCTAAAAATTAAATgggaagaaatggaaaaaaaaaattcaaacttTTTTGCCTTTCTGTTTATGGGGCTGGAGggctttttttgtggggtgagctgaagtttttatttgtacaattTTGGAAAACCTACATCTTCTTGATCACTCTTTTTTATTAAAATTGTCTGGGAGCCAAACCCTTAAATATTAAAAACCTACTATTGTATTTACAATATGCATCATTTTTTTAGATAAGTATACATTTACAATATGTATGCTTGTTattccaataaaacaaaaaatttacaaaaaaaaaattgtttgggaGCTGGAATACAAAAAGTAATCAcgattctgttttttgttttttgtttttaactgttcctttttttcatatagtttactttacacttttatttagtccccatgggggacttgaacctgcaatcatTAGACCACTTGTACTATgtgctgcagtacttcagtattgcagtatatagctaTTTTTGATGTCTTCTTTCCAGCTGTGcctcaggcatggcttgataggcaacccTGGGAGCCTTCAACAGGCCCAGGgttgccatgctagcccatcggCTTCCCCTGATTGCCCAGTTGGATGTGCTGGTGGATTCAGGAAGGGTCCGCAATATTTAAACAGTTAACTGCGCCGATCAGAGCTAATTACTGGCAGCAATCTGAAACATCTGATGGCCACCAGGTATGTAGTGGACTCTGCTCCAGAGCCCGCTCCATACGCACTTCAGAACCGCAGGACGTTTTATATGCGTttggtcctgaagtggttaaaaagGAATTTTCCAGAATCGTTCCTTTAAATTGTACAAGCCAGCTGTTGCACAACTTCTATCATGCATGCCGGGAGTAGTAGTTTTGCCGCAGCTGGCGAGCCACAGGTTGGGGAACACGGAGTTAGTAAGGACCATCTTGCGCCTCTCATTGAGTTATTTTCCAGCCCCTGACGGGCACCATAGTTTTAGTAGGACAGCCAAGCTTTATGGGTCCTCCTAAGATAGGCGGCAGCAGAGGAGTCAGGCAGCTGCTTCTCCTACTACAAATCCAGACTGATTCGGCAACCCCTTACTTATGTATGGGCAGCGCCATCCTACTGAGACGTGGCAGATGATGAGAGTTCTGATACCCGTCCATCTTATGTCTTCCAGGTGATATTTGAGTTGTCTCCTCAGCAGCAGCAGTGGCAGAGGTGAGGTGGTGGAGGGCAGCGGCTTGCGTGGGGTCCTCCAGCTTGTATCTCACAGACACTTCCTTGTGTTTCAGGATGCTGCAGCAAATTCAGAATAGGCTGCAGGAGGAGGCGTCTTTACAGGACCTTCTGTTCAAGAGCGCCATGAGGAGTTCAATCACCGCACTGCCCCCCAGGTAAGTCACAGACGTTGGGCAGGGACTGCTGTGCGGCATCTTGGTGTCTTGTGACTTTGCTGCTCACTGACAGTTCTGCCTCTTGGTAATTTATAGCTGACCTTTTACACCCCGGGCCGACCAGCCTTTCGCTCTGCCCCAGCACCAGATGGCACCTCCTGTGTGTAGAGCAGGGGGGCACAGCTGCAGTCCTgaagggacccccaacaggtcatgttttctggatttgctcagtgttgcacaggtgatgtaattattgcctcagatattgccacgggtgttcttactataggatatcctgaaaacatggcctgttgggagTCCCGGAGGACTGAGGTTCTTCACACAAGTAGACAGATGTGTAAAATTCCTGGCAGTTTGTCCCAAACTTACTTCATGGTGCACTATATGGCGCTATTATATGTTTACAGCATTGGAACATTGTATTTGCTGTTATTTAACACTATGTAGCAGCATTATTTAAGCTCCATATGGCGACATTGTGTGTGCACCGTATGATGGAATTATAGGTTCTGTATGGCGCTATTATTTGGGAACCATTATGGTACTACTACTTATcagatacatttaaaggggttgtcccgcgatggcaagtggggttaagcacttctgtatggccatattaatgcactttgtaatatacatcgtgcattaaatattggccatacagaagttatacacttaccccctctggtgctggcgtccccgtctccatggcaccgaccaaagctgccttctgcctggattagacgcgcttgcgaagTTTGCCGTCTTCTGtcctgctccggcgtgctcgcgccgcagaggtcttctgcgcatgcgcagaagacctgtgcggcgcaagcacgccggagtggccccttcagcgcaagcgcgtctaatccgggcaGAAgacggctttggtcggcgccatggagactgggacgtcaacaccggagggggtaagtgtataacttctgtatggccaatatttaatgcacgatgtatattacaaagtgcattaatatggccatacagaagtgtataaccccacttgctatcgcgggacaacccctttaatggagtgcTGAACTGTAAGTTAGTGTTAGGATTGACCGGTACTTGATGGGGAGGGGGCATTGTGCCTGATCTCTGGCTTCTGTGCTTTTTAGGGAAGATTCACCCACTGAGCTGCCCAGCGCGTGCCGGATCCACGGGCACCTGGATATCAATAAAGTGGCTGGAAACTTTCACATCACTGTGGGCAAGTATGTTGTTCAGTAAAGAGTGTGAGATCCACAAGGAAGGGATCCTATAGAGTTCAGAGTTTACACTGACTGAGTCCCGTACTGTCCATATAgtgctggtttagacacaaaaagcagtgagtgcagcactggagtATAACAGAGGATGTAACTtagtatcagtacaggataagtaatgtatgtgcacagtgactccaccagcagaatactgagtgcaagGTGTTCCTGCGAATATTCCAATTTTTGGCATATGATGTGGGAGTGTCCCGTTATTGAAAGTTtctggggggaggtcacaggcttcctctctgaacttgtggaAGTCCCTGTTCCACCGAGCCCAGAGATTTGTCTATTTGGAATATTAGATGAAGAAAGCTGGCAACACCATAAAAAGATTTTTCTGCGGGAATCTTTGTTCCTTGCTAGAAAAATGATTGCACTGCGATGGATGGATCGATCGTAAGAACCCCTCACTCTCAATGTGGAGAAAGCTGGTCAATTCAGTGgtgccatataattatatagtctacAAGGGACGTAAGTGTCCTGAGAAATTTGACAAAGTGTGGGGTCTGTGGTGTGAATCCCCCCTCACGTTATATTCACCACAATTAATGACTTCATCTATTCTGGAGCTCAGACGTACTCCCTAGTGGATACACGTTCTGGAGTGGGACCTGTGGCCTCTGGGATTTGGTCTGCTCATCTGATCTGACTTGAAAGCATTAAATCGTTATTTTTGATGTATCAGGGTGACTGAACCTCCCTACTAATCTAACTATACAAGGTTATGTACTATTTATGTGCTGCACCTGTCTATGACTGTATGTTCCTTATGCtacttaattttcaataaaacgagtttaaaaaaaagaatagtgagtgcggctctggagtataatacaggatgtaactcaggtttagtacaggataagtaatgtatgtacacagtgactccaccagcagaatagtgagtgcggctctggagtataatacaggatgtaactcaggatcagtacaggataagtaatgtatatacacagtgactccaccagcagaatagtgagtgcagctctggactatataatacaggatgtaactcaggatcagtacaggataagtaatgtgtgtacacagtgactccaccagcagaatagtgagtgcagctctggagtataatacaggatgtaactcaggatcagtacaggataagtaatgtatgtacacagtgactccaccaagagaatagtgagtgcagctctggggtataatacaggatgtaactcaggatcagtacaggataagtaatgtatgtacacagtgactccaccagcagaatagtgagtgcagctctggggtagaaTACAGAATAAGGGCCTGATCACATCTCATTTTGGATTGTCTGCTCCGTGTTGACGTTTAATGGAGCCATTATTAACTGGCAAATGTGTGCAGTTTTTATATTTCCAGCTttttgggagttttttttttccctaagtgCATGAGTGAATCGGACATCCTTttgtctgttttctttttttcttaataaaaaaaattgatgtttttttaaaaaaaatgttatgaacactgtatttatttatgaagttatttttaaaaggaaataaatgCAAAATCCAGGGTGTGGGTCAGCGGGAGGTTTCTCAGGGAggcgttttatatatttttgttttcagGCACAAGTGGTAACTGATATGTTTAACAGATACAAACAGGAAGCTGTCGGTCTCCATTCATCTCCCGCAGACATTTAATAAAAAAAGGGTCCGTTTCTTCTGTCCTCCCAAAACAGTGTAGGAGACTCCACAATTCTGTCCTCTACGAATCATGGGAAGAGGTAGATTGTTCGGAGCCCGCTCCAGTATACAGTTTGCGTCCGCAGGTCACGTGTGTAGATGATATGTTGCTGGGGTGTCATGTTCTCGTTAATCTGTTGATTGATTATATGCCATGCTTCTTATCATTTAGAGCTATCCCGCACCCCAGAGGTCACGCACATTTGGCAGCTCTTGTGAGTCACGACAGtaagtatattaaccccttaaggaccttttcttcttttttttttttttcttcgttttttcctccccacttttaaggAATCCTAACTTTTATTTAGCCATCGCCATTGCTGTCTGCAGGCCTGTtgcgtgttttttgcgggacaaggtatatttttcagtggttctatttaatgtaccatataaagtgcggaaaaaacacaattccgcTATCTTTGGTGGTAATGGGGGTCTTGTTTCTTCGGTGTACTCTTAGCTGCAAAAGTAACCTGATaacttttattctgtgggtcggtacgattactgcgataccaaatttttattgtttgggttttttgtactacttttaaaatataaaatcttTGGCAAAAgctaaaataattttctgccgctatcttctgaccgccataacgtttttttatttttccaccgacatggttgtgtgagggctctgtTTTAGcgcgatgtcctgtagtttctgttggtaccatattggagtgCACGCGGCTTTTTGAtttgctttttattttaaaaaagcgaGCAACAAACCAAGGCAATTCTGGTGGGTTGTTTTTCTGTTGAGGTTCACCATGCTGGATAaatatggacgcagcaataccaaacatgtgttTGTGTCTTTTAATTTtagattctttttttcttattctaaGTACGGCAaaaggtggtttttttttttaaccgcaatctgacaggcaatctgcaatggcagccccggGAGCCTACAGAAGGCCTCTGGCTGCGATGTTAACCAAACGGCAGCCTGCAATTTTGCCTAGGGGAGCCTTTCAAGACCCCCGAACTCCAATCAAAGCATCTAAATGCTGTTGTCAAAATTGACAGGGCCTTTAAAGAGTTAGCAGCCACAATCCGCATGCGTGCCCATAGCAGATCCAGTCTACAACTAGAGTGCGCAAATGTGtggtttttgattaaaaattttttttttcttctattaggTTATAACTTCTCTCATCGCATCGATCACTTGTCCTTCGGAGAAGTGCTACCGGGAATCATCAACCCCTTAGATGGAACAGAAAAAATAGCCAAggaaagtaagtgcccccctctGCTGTACTCTCCAATATATGGCAAAACTGTAGCTCAACAAGTGTCAGGGATACATCAGTCATACAAAAAGTGATTGGTGGATCTCTAGATAGGATAGAATATTGGTTATCATTCCTGCAGCTGGACTGGCTCTGTGCTCATATCGGTGGTCTATCCACTCCACCAGTCACAATGCATTCTGAACCCCCTAGTATATATGTGCCCACGTGAGATGAAATGACAGAATATGCAGCATAAAACGCACAAAGGTCAAGGCATCCCTCCTCTTGCCTTTTGCTATAAGTAGGATGTGTGCCCGCTGTGGACATGAACTGCTGCTGCCACTTGTACTGCGCCACCTTCTTTTGTCTCCATGTTGCATTAAAGGGTTCAAACCTTTTCGCTCCACTATGGGGACACTTAAAAATGAGGCAACTTTGCTGATAGTCTTGATTTGTGCACTGTTTTGTGTCTGCAGGGTCCCAGATATCGAACACAAGCCATGTTAGTCCCCCACTCAGCTTTCCTCCAATTCGTCGTCTTCATCTACACTCTTGCCAAATGTATGAGGACAAATAGCCGCAGGATCTGACCTCGCAGggattgtttgtagtctgtaaccatgagaCTCGTTTTTCTTCTCTCCATAAGAGCTATAGACGCAACACGGCGAGAGATTTTCAactgcataaggcctcatgtccacgggcacgcatggtttcccagtgcagaatcccgcagcgcgTTCCACCCGGCCCACAGACAAGAGGCCAAAAAATAAATTTACCTACCTGTCTAGACGCGGCACGGGTCTCTTCCGTCGCAGACAGATCTTTATGCTGCACGCATGCGCTGTgcctacttttctttttttttttttaactcctgcttcccCGTGGTGCCGCGGCACAGACGCAGTGTTATCCGTGGCTGTGTCGCagatcgaacggcttccattggcttcaataaaAGCCATTCATGTGGGAaattgcagaaaatggagcatgctgcaggtgttttcctaTGCGGGTGATCCGCACGCCGGGGGAAAATTACATCAGCAGTTATTTAATtagctgcgggtgcccaatgattccctatgggtgcggatcgCACGTGTGGGAGACCCGCGCAgattttttaattccattttccccgtggacataaggcctaaggatgtggcccttttttctatttttctctccattttcaaaaaatcataacttcctTCATTTTTCCCTTTTAGaaggctacatgagggcttgttgttttttgcggagtaagttgtattcttcaatggtatctt
The nucleotide sequence above comes from Eleutherodactylus coqui strain aEleCoq1 chromosome 2, aEleCoq1.hap1, whole genome shotgun sequence. Encoded proteins:
- the ERGIC2 gene encoding endoplasmic reticulum-Golgi intermediate compartment protein 2 — translated: MRRLNRRKTLNLVKELDAFPKVPDSYVITSASRGTVSLLAFSIMAVLTILEFLVYRDTWMRYDYEVDKDFSSKLRLNIDITVAMKCQYVGADVLDLAETMVTSAEGLVYEPVIFELSPQQQQWQRMLQQIQNRLQEEASLQDLLFKSAMRSSITALPPREDSPTELPSACRIHGHLDINKVAGNFHITVGKAIPHPRGHAHLAALVSHDSYNFSHRIDHLSFGEVLPGIINPLDGTEKIAKESNQMYQYFITIVPTKLNTHKVYGDTHQFSVTERERVINHATGSHGVSGIFMKYDISSLMVTVTEDHMPLWKFLVRLCGIIGGIFTTTGMIHGLAEFFVDVICCRFKLGVYRRHEENHVQNLLSSNHSAETSPSDPL